A window of Parasynechococcus marenigrum WH 8102 contains these coding sequences:
- a CDS encoding aldo/keto reductase: MTGRGGDALNGIGFGTWAWGNQLLWGYDAERDDRLLEETFRQALASGLGLIDTADSYGTGRLNGRSEQLLGRFAARLPATRRADLCIATKLAPFPWRLGRRGLDQALQASRQRLQGHLRRVQLHWSTARYAPWQEVQLLDGLADRVLDGSISEIGVSNIGPKRLAWMQQRLAERGVPLRSVQVQYSLLSSGDAKVDALRQLCRERGIEVLAYSPLAFGVLTMPPDGERRPRTVLQRQLLARLQPASRSLRAVVATIAGQRSVSMAQVALNWCRAQGTTPIPGLRTPKQARDVAGTLKWSLTSEELDQLTVARQQCTVRTPSNPFQSA, encoded by the coding sequence ATGACGGGCAGAGGAGGTGACGCGTTGAACGGCATCGGATTCGGCACCTGGGCCTGGGGCAATCAACTGTTGTGGGGGTACGACGCCGAACGGGATGACCGCCTTCTGGAGGAGACCTTTCGCCAGGCCCTTGCATCGGGTCTTGGCCTGATCGATACCGCTGATTCCTACGGCACCGGGCGGCTCAATGGTCGTAGTGAACAGCTGCTGGGGCGGTTCGCAGCACGACTGCCAGCGACGCGACGGGCGGATCTCTGCATCGCCACCAAATTGGCGCCCTTCCCCTGGCGGCTCGGGCGGCGGGGCCTGGATCAGGCGCTTCAGGCGAGTCGTCAGCGGCTTCAGGGCCATCTACGACGCGTGCAGCTGCACTGGAGCACTGCTCGCTACGCCCCCTGGCAGGAGGTGCAGCTTCTCGATGGTCTGGCAGATCGCGTTCTGGATGGCTCCATCAGCGAAATCGGGGTATCCAACATCGGCCCGAAACGGCTGGCCTGGATGCAGCAACGCCTGGCGGAGCGAGGAGTTCCCCTGCGCAGTGTGCAGGTGCAGTATTCGCTGCTCTCATCGGGGGACGCCAAGGTTGATGCATTGCGACAGCTCTGCCGTGAGCGTGGCATCGAGGTGCTGGCCTACAGCCCGCTTGCTTTCGGTGTGCTGACCATGCCGCCAGACGGTGAGCGACGACCGAGAACCGTCCTGCAACGGCAGCTGCTCGCCAGGTTGCAACCAGCCAGCCGCTCACTTCGCGCCGTTGTGGCGACCATTGCCGGCCAGCGCAGTGTTTCGATGGCCCAGGTGGCCCTCAACTGGTGTCGAGCCCAGGGGACCACGCCGATCCCGGGCCTTAGAACCCCAAAGCAAGCTAGGGATGTTGCCGGAACCCTCAAATGGTCACTGACCTCTGAAGAACTGGATCAGCTGACCGTGGCGCGGCAGCAATGCACGGTGCGCACACCGTCCAACCCATTTCAAAGCGCTTAA
- a CDS encoding lipid-A-disaccharide synthase-related protein, which produces MLVVCNGHGEDLIALRVLEQLHAQCPALKLEVLPLVGQGRVFDDAIQNGWLQRIGPAAALPSGGFSNQSITGLLADLKAGLPLLSWQQWRLIGKRARAGLKLLAIGDLLPLLMAWSSGARYGFIGTPKSDYTWCSGPGQSPSDRYHRLKGSEWDPWEWMLMRAARCRLVAMRDGLTARGLQRHGVRALAPGNPMMDGLANGDLPASLGRCRRVLLLCGSRIPEALRNFRRLLDGVSRLKADQPIAVLVAVGSQPSLDQLEPILRDQKFRRGLPPSDQLDAAACWVKGPLLVLIGVKRFQTWASWAEAGVATAGTATEQLVGLGIPALSLPGPGPQFQWPFARRQSRLLGGAVRPCSSTEELHGRLQQLLDNPPLRERLGRIGQRRMGPPGGSARLAALILERLHGY; this is translated from the coding sequence TTGCTGGTGGTCTGCAATGGCCACGGGGAGGATCTGATCGCTCTGCGGGTGCTGGAACAACTGCATGCCCAGTGCCCCGCCCTGAAGCTGGAAGTGCTGCCATTGGTGGGTCAGGGGCGTGTTTTTGACGATGCGATTCAGAACGGCTGGCTGCAACGGATCGGTCCAGCGGCCGCCCTCCCCAGTGGAGGATTCAGCAACCAGAGCATCACCGGATTGCTGGCGGACCTGAAGGCCGGCCTTCCCCTACTCAGCTGGCAACAGTGGCGCTTGATCGGTAAGCGGGCTCGCGCCGGCCTCAAGCTGCTGGCGATCGGTGATCTCCTCCCCCTGCTGATGGCCTGGAGCAGTGGCGCCCGTTATGGCTTCATCGGCACCCCGAAGAGCGACTACACCTGGTGCAGCGGCCCTGGCCAAAGCCCCAGCGATCGTTACCACCGGCTGAAAGGCAGCGAATGGGATCCATGGGAGTGGATGCTGATGCGAGCGGCACGCTGCCGGTTGGTGGCCATGCGCGATGGGTTGACCGCCCGCGGACTGCAGCGCCATGGCGTGCGGGCCCTGGCACCGGGCAATCCGATGATGGATGGCCTGGCGAACGGTGATCTTCCCGCCAGCCTTGGACGCTGCAGGCGGGTGCTGCTGCTGTGTGGAAGCCGCATACCAGAGGCCCTACGGAACTTCCGCCGGCTGCTGGATGGCGTCAGCCGGCTGAAGGCCGACCAGCCGATTGCCGTTCTTGTTGCTGTCGGCAGCCAACCGAGCCTGGATCAACTCGAACCAATCCTTCGCGATCAAAAGTTCCGCCGCGGCCTGCCTCCCTCCGACCAGCTCGATGCCGCGGCCTGCTGGGTGAAGGGACCTCTGCTGGTGCTGATCGGCGTGAAGCGTTTCCAAACCTGGGCCAGCTGGGCGGAAGCTGGCGTGGCCACCGCCGGCACCGCGACGGAACAACTGGTAGGGCTTGGAATTCCGGCCCTGTCACTGCCGGGGCCGGGGCCACAGTTCCAGTGGCCCTTCGCACGGCGCCAAAGCCGCCTGCTGGGGGGAGCTGTGCGCCCCTGCAGCTCCACGGAGGAGCTCCACGGCAGGTTGCAGCAACTGCTGGACAACCCGCCGCTGCGGGAACGCCTCGGTCGGATCGGCCAACGACGGATGGGGCCTCCCGGGGGAAGCGCCCGCCTTGCCGCGTTGATCCTGGAACGGCTGCACGGATACTGA
- a CDS encoding ribonuclease D → MADSLPAPAEFAVFDGDLDADWTERYLRMSALAVDTEAMGLIHGRDRLCLVQIADADDRVCCIRIGLGQTSAPNLQRLLEAASVEKVFHFARFDVAALASGLGIAVSPIFCTKVGSRLGRTYTPRHGLKDLVMELVGVELDKGAQSSDWGRVDELSDVQLAYAANDVRYLLPARQKLEAMLRREGRWDLAQRCFGCIPVIADLDRMRFNQTFEH, encoded by the coding sequence ATGGCCGATTCGCTTCCTGCTCCCGCTGAATTCGCGGTCTTTGACGGCGATCTGGATGCGGATTGGACCGAGCGATACCTGCGCATGTCCGCCCTGGCGGTGGACACCGAGGCGATGGGTCTGATCCATGGCCGTGATCGTCTCTGCCTGGTTCAGATCGCTGATGCCGACGATCGGGTCTGCTGCATTCGGATCGGACTTGGTCAGACCTCGGCGCCCAATCTGCAGCGGCTCCTGGAGGCCGCTTCCGTGGAAAAGGTCTTCCACTTCGCCCGCTTCGATGTGGCAGCGCTGGCCAGCGGCCTCGGCATCGCCGTCAGCCCCATCTTCTGCACCAAGGTGGGTAGCCGTCTTGGTCGCACCTACACACCCCGCCATGGTTTGAAGGACCTGGTGATGGAGCTGGTCGGGGTTGAACTCGACAAGGGTGCCCAGAGCAGCGACTGGGGCCGGGTGGATGAGCTCAGCGATGTTCAGCTCGCCTACGCCGCCAATGATGTGCGCTATCTGCTGCCGGCACGTCAGAAGCTGGAAGCCATGCTGCGTCGTGAGGGGCGCTGGGATCTGGCGCAGCGTTGCTTCGGATGCATTCCTGTGATCGCGGATCTGGATCGGATGCGCTTCAACCAGACCTTCGAGCACTGA
- a CDS encoding helix-turn-helix transcriptional regulator produces the protein MFSRRKPSRTCLADIEQYFRQPPPQFLDLELAVCWVLECLLKDDNYPSGLLQKLMREEPQLRLSETVLQQALDFLEQQGSISTYTQRCPSRGRPRRMLHLMPDARGQAEQLMSPWHSWLESHRLVLN, from the coding sequence GTGTTCTCCCGCCGCAAGCCGTCCAGAACCTGCCTGGCCGATATCGAACAGTATTTTCGCCAGCCACCACCACAGTTCCTCGACCTGGAACTGGCGGTGTGCTGGGTGCTCGAGTGCCTGCTGAAGGACGACAACTATCCCTCCGGGCTGCTGCAGAAACTGATGCGGGAGGAGCCCCAGCTGCGCCTTTCCGAGACGGTGCTTCAGCAGGCCTTGGACTTCCTCGAGCAACAGGGTTCCATCAGCACCTACACCCAGCGCTGCCCGAGCCGTGGTCGCCCCCGCCGGATGCTGCATCTGATGCCGGATGCCAGGGGCCAGGCCGAACAGCTGATGTCCCCGTGGCACAGCTGGCTGGAATCCCACCGGCTGGTGTTGAACTAA
- a CDS encoding cofactor assembly of complex C subunit B, with protein sequence MPAGFQSTLLLTVLLAIGLVFFLRAASKDRTTVVDVHSPRPALEVLSGLSDWLEQRGWSRDGGDADRQVLRFRGSVAASQPLAVLLSVLAAIGGTCFGLVLRQLAPQLSWWPLLLILLGPAAGSVYSRRAARTEALELQLLQEHNEAGITVRLRAHRDELIAIELELADSLQLSSDGSLLSSPI encoded by the coding sequence ATGCCTGCGGGCTTTCAATCCACCCTGCTGCTGACCGTCCTGCTGGCGATTGGCCTGGTGTTTTTCCTGCGCGCCGCCAGCAAGGACCGCACCACCGTTGTGGATGTGCACTCCCCCAGGCCAGCCCTGGAGGTGTTGAGCGGTCTGAGCGACTGGCTGGAGCAACGGGGCTGGAGCCGGGACGGCGGCGATGCTGATCGGCAGGTGTTGCGCTTCCGGGGGTCTGTGGCCGCCAGCCAACCGCTGGCGGTGTTGTTGTCCGTTCTGGCCGCCATAGGCGGCACCTGTTTCGGCCTTGTGCTTCGCCAGCTGGCTCCGCAGCTCAGCTGGTGGCCGCTGCTGCTGATCCTGCTCGGCCCTGCGGCCGGCTCTGTTTACAGCCGGCGGGCAGCCCGCACCGAGGCGCTGGAACTGCAACTGCTGCAGGAGCACAACGAAGCCGGCATCACGGTTCGTCTTCGCGCGCACCGTGATGAGTTGATCGCCATCGAGCTGGAACTGGCGGACAGCCTTCAGCTCTCCAGTGACGGCTCCCTGCTGTCGTCACCGATCTGA
- the hemF gene encoding oxygen-dependent coproporphyrinogen oxidase, whose product MVRSLVRRLLGRSQNNGTAAPALELPPEDSRARARAMVMGLQDEICAGLESLDGEGTFVEESWERPEGGGGRSRVMREGLVFEQGGVNFSEVQGQELPPSILKQRPEAKGHPWFATGTSMVLHPHNPYIPTVHLNYRYFEAGPVWWFGGGADLTPYYPFLEDARHFHRTHQAACDSVHPDLHKVFKPWCDEYFFLKHRGETRGVGGIFYDYQDSSGVLYKGQDPSGPAAGVSAQLGARPLGWEQLFALGQANGRAFLPSYAPIVEKRHPMAYGDRERQFQLYRRGRYVEFNLVWDRGTIFGLQTNGRTESILMSLPPLVRWEYGYKAEAGSREALLTELFTKPQDWLGDASLEDRCRPHGAIN is encoded by the coding sequence ATGGTTCGCTCCCTGGTTCGACGCCTGCTTGGCCGCTCACAGAACAATGGGACCGCAGCGCCGGCTTTGGAGCTGCCGCCTGAGGATTCCCGGGCCCGGGCTCGGGCCATGGTGATGGGATTGCAGGATGAGATCTGCGCAGGTCTGGAGTCCCTCGATGGTGAAGGGACATTCGTCGAAGAGAGCTGGGAGCGGCCTGAGGGAGGCGGCGGGCGATCCCGGGTGATGCGCGAGGGCCTTGTCTTCGAGCAGGGCGGCGTGAACTTCTCGGAAGTGCAGGGTCAGGAGCTGCCACCGTCAATCCTCAAGCAACGTCCTGAGGCCAAGGGACATCCGTGGTTTGCCACGGGCACCTCGATGGTGCTGCACCCGCACAACCCTTACATCCCTACGGTTCATCTCAATTACCGCTACTTCGAGGCTGGTCCGGTGTGGTGGTTCGGCGGTGGGGCAGACCTCACGCCCTACTACCCCTTTCTGGAGGATGCCCGTCACTTCCATCGCACCCATCAGGCGGCCTGCGATTCGGTCCATCCAGACCTGCACAAGGTGTTCAAGCCCTGGTGCGATGAGTACTTCTTCTTGAAGCACCGCGGTGAGACCCGCGGCGTCGGTGGCATCTTCTACGACTATCAGGATTCCAGCGGTGTGCTCTACAAAGGACAGGACCCTTCAGGTCCCGCGGCAGGGGTATCGGCTCAGCTGGGGGCTCGCCCCCTGGGCTGGGAGCAACTGTTCGCCCTGGGGCAGGCCAATGGCCGGGCCTTTCTTCCGTCCTATGCGCCGATCGTGGAGAAGCGCCATCCGATGGCCTATGGCGATCGCGAGCGTCAATTCCAGCTCTATCGCCGTGGCCGGTACGTGGAATTCAACCTCGTGTGGGATCGGGGAACGATCTTTGGCCTTCAGACCAACGGCCGTACCGAGTCCATCCTGATGTCGCTGCCGCCGTTGGTGCGCTGGGAATACGGCTACAAGGCCGAGGCCGGCTCCAGAGAAGCTCTGCTGACGGAGCTGTTCACCAAACCCCAGGACTGGCTTGGTGATGCATCCCTGGAGGACCGCTGCCGCCCCCACGGCGCCATCAACTGA
- a CDS encoding Mrp/NBP35 family ATP-binding protein — MVSVEQANGVLAQIQDAGSGRAVTELSWIDQIRVEGSRVVFRLALPGFAQGQRERIAGEARQALLSLDGIDDVQIELGQPPSQGGIGQAGHGQPAERQSIPGVRQVIAVSSGKGGVGKSTVAVNLACALAQQGLSVGLLDADIYGPNAPTMLGVADRTPEVRGSGDTQRMVPIESCGVAMVSMGLLIDEHQPVIWRGPMLNGIIRQFLYQADWGERDVLVVDLPPGTGDAQLSLAQAVPMAGVVIVTTPQQVSLQDARRGLAMFRQLGIPVLGVAENMSAFIPPDRPEQRYALFGSGGGATLAADYDVPLLAQIPMEMPVQEGGDSGRPIVISRPDSASALEFQGLAERVLQQVTTTA, encoded by the coding sequence ATGGTTTCGGTCGAGCAGGCAAACGGCGTTCTTGCTCAGATCCAGGATGCGGGCAGCGGCCGTGCCGTGACGGAACTCAGCTGGATTGATCAAATCCGGGTGGAAGGATCCCGTGTGGTCTTCCGACTCGCCCTGCCCGGTTTTGCCCAGGGGCAGCGTGAACGCATCGCTGGCGAAGCCCGTCAAGCGCTGCTGAGCTTGGACGGAATCGATGATGTGCAGATCGAACTGGGGCAGCCCCCCAGCCAGGGGGGAATCGGCCAGGCCGGCCATGGACAACCTGCAGAGCGTCAGTCCATCCCAGGCGTCCGCCAGGTGATCGCCGTCAGCAGCGGCAAGGGGGGCGTCGGCAAGAGCACCGTTGCGGTGAATCTGGCCTGCGCCCTGGCGCAGCAGGGGCTGAGCGTGGGGTTACTCGATGCCGACATCTACGGCCCGAATGCACCGACGATGCTCGGAGTGGCCGATCGCACACCGGAGGTGCGCGGCAGTGGCGACACGCAGCGGATGGTGCCGATTGAAAGCTGCGGCGTCGCCATGGTCTCGATGGGGTTACTGATCGATGAACATCAGCCGGTGATCTGGCGTGGTCCGATGCTGAACGGCATCATCCGCCAGTTCCTGTACCAGGCCGATTGGGGTGAGCGCGACGTCCTGGTGGTGGATCTTCCCCCCGGCACTGGCGACGCCCAGCTGTCCCTGGCCCAGGCCGTGCCCATGGCCGGCGTCGTCATCGTGACCACACCACAACAGGTCTCCCTGCAGGACGCCCGCCGTGGCTTGGCCATGTTCCGGCAACTGGGCATTCCGGTGCTTGGCGTCGCGGAAAACATGAGCGCCTTCATTCCGCCGGATCGCCCCGAACAGCGCTACGCCCTGTTCGGCAGTGGCGGCGGAGCCACCCTCGCTGCGGACTATGACGTGCCCCTTCTGGCGCAGATCCCCATGGAGATGCCGGTGCAGGAAGGGGGTGACAGCGGACGCCCCATCGTGATCAGCCGGCCTGATTCCGCCAGTGCGCTGGAATTCCAGGGACTGGCTGAACGGGTGCTTCAGCAGGTCACCACAACGGCCTGA
- the rodA gene encoding rod shape-determining protein RodA translates to MTTSRGRRQRSREWILWGVPLAMVAIAGVLIASTQRQADYADWYHHWITAGVGALIALALARLPLQRLQPLLIPVYGMTVLSLIAVRLVGTTALGAQRWISIGPVNVQPSEFAKIAAILLLGAVLARHPVERPVDLLRPLGVISIPWLLVFIQPDLGTSLVFGALMLTMLYWSGMPIEWVVLLLSPLVTALLSGLVPWGMAIWIPLMAVLAFRSLPWKRLAAAITVAIHSLMAVVTPWLWMNGLKDYQRDRLVLFLDPSQDPLGGGYHLLQSSVGIGSGGLFGTGLLQGQLTKLRFIPEQHTDFIFSALGEETGFIGTVLVVAGFALLMRRLLQVARHARSDFESLVVVGIGTMVMFQVVVNIFMTIGLGPITGIPLPFLSYGRSAMLVNFICLGLCLSVVRQSRVGSLGRW, encoded by the coding sequence ATGACGACCAGCCGCGGACGACGCCAACGATCCAGGGAATGGATCCTCTGGGGCGTTCCGCTGGCCATGGTGGCCATCGCCGGCGTACTGATTGCCAGCACCCAACGCCAGGCCGACTACGCCGATTGGTATCACCACTGGATCACCGCTGGAGTAGGAGCCTTGATAGCCCTGGCCCTGGCACGCCTGCCACTGCAACGGCTGCAGCCGCTGCTGATCCCGGTGTACGGCATGACGGTTCTCAGCCTGATCGCCGTGCGTTTGGTGGGCACCACCGCCCTGGGAGCACAGCGCTGGATCAGCATCGGCCCCGTCAATGTTCAGCCGTCCGAATTCGCAAAGATCGCGGCAATCCTGTTGCTGGGGGCTGTTCTGGCTCGACATCCGGTAGAGCGCCCGGTGGATCTGCTGCGGCCACTGGGGGTGATTTCCATCCCCTGGCTGCTGGTGTTCATCCAGCCGGACCTTGGCACATCACTGGTGTTCGGAGCCCTGATGCTCACGATGCTCTATTGGTCGGGTATGCCGATCGAATGGGTCGTGCTGCTGCTGTCTCCCCTGGTCACGGCGCTGCTGTCCGGTCTGGTGCCCTGGGGGATGGCGATCTGGATCCCACTAATGGCGGTCCTGGCGTTTCGGAGCCTGCCTTGGAAGCGGCTGGCAGCCGCCATCACCGTTGCCATCCACTCCCTGATGGCCGTGGTGACCCCCTGGCTGTGGATGAACGGCCTCAAGGACTATCAACGCGATCGCCTGGTGCTGTTCCTCGACCCATCCCAGGATCCTCTCGGCGGTGGTTATCACCTGCTGCAGAGCAGCGTCGGCATCGGTTCCGGCGGGCTGTTCGGCACCGGTCTGCTGCAGGGTCAGTTGACCAAACTGCGCTTCATTCCTGAACAACACACGGATTTCATCTTCAGTGCCCTCGGCGAGGAAACCGGTTTCATCGGCACGGTGCTGGTGGTGGCAGGCTTTGCCTTGTTGATGAGGCGCCTGCTGCAGGTGGCCCGTCACGCTCGCAGCGATTTCGAATCACTGGTGGTGGTCGGCATCGGAACCATGGTGATGTTCCAGGTGGTGGTGAACATCTTCATGACCATCGGACTCGGACCGATCACAGGCATCCCCCTGCCGTTCCTCAGCTACGGGCGCTCGGCAATGCTCGTCAATTTCATCTGTCTTGGCCTCTGCCTGTCTGTGGTGCGGCAGAGCCGAGTCGGCTCACTGGGTCGATGGTGA
- a CDS encoding sensor histidine kinase, whose amino-acid sequence MSDNSLQALRQCLARDRRPGACDESGVRRLWWGALEILQEELLDRDAQEGIWLASPLPALYEPELLARLQGWVLAPENLDRFSPSHAVLPGSGGHRPEGMSFRRLPLHPEDGLDPLLIVITPTLQVALAIHGDQDRRQLLMRCDHDTLGDALSLFGTRLQGQSPDLAEALRTQLNGLGPLHSDPQLDQQFWPRLAEKLTVTAPSLTLQPTQSSSESNQESSHDLTLLEAITHEVRTPLATIRTLIRSLLRRDDLPAVVQQRLRQIDGECSEQIDRFGLIFHAAELQRQPEGTQLARTDLGSILCSLEPIWRDQLERRQLSLTLDVQPDLPDVLSDPGRLEPMLGGLIDRVSRGLPGGTGLRLELQPAGARLKLQLLVQMGDGPASTGSGLSTEQVGTVLSWDPATGSLQLSQSATRQLMASLGGRYHARRDRDLTVFFPVAPSAT is encoded by the coding sequence GTGAGCGACAACAGCCTTCAGGCCCTGCGGCAATGTCTGGCCCGGGACAGACGCCCTGGAGCCTGCGATGAATCCGGGGTCCGTCGCCTCTGGTGGGGCGCCCTCGAGATTCTCCAGGAGGAGCTGCTGGATCGCGATGCCCAGGAGGGAATCTGGCTGGCCTCTCCGCTGCCGGCGCTCTACGAACCTGAGCTTCTGGCCCGTCTGCAGGGCTGGGTGCTGGCGCCGGAGAACCTCGATCGCTTCAGTCCGTCCCATGCCGTCTTGCCGGGGAGCGGCGGCCATCGGCCGGAGGGCATGAGTTTCCGCCGGCTGCCCCTGCACCCTGAGGACGGATTAGATCCCCTGCTGATCGTCATCACACCGACCCTGCAGGTCGCACTGGCCATTCACGGCGATCAAGACCGGCGTCAGCTGCTGATGCGCTGCGACCACGACACCCTGGGGGATGCCTTGTCTCTGTTCGGAACGCGGCTGCAGGGTCAGTCCCCCGATCTGGCTGAAGCCTTGAGAACACAGCTGAACGGTCTTGGCCCGCTGCACAGCGATCCTCAGCTGGACCAGCAGTTCTGGCCGCGGCTGGCGGAAAAGCTCACCGTGACGGCACCGAGCCTGACCCTGCAACCGACCCAGAGCAGCTCCGAATCAAACCAGGAGTCCTCCCACGACCTCACCTTGCTCGAGGCCATCACCCATGAGGTGCGCACACCCCTGGCCACGATCCGCACCCTGATCCGCTCGTTGCTGCGCCGGGACGACCTGCCCGCCGTGGTGCAGCAACGACTTCGACAGATCGATGGTGAATGCAGTGAACAGATCGACCGCTTCGGGCTGATCTTCCATGCCGCCGAGCTGCAGCGCCAACCCGAGGGAACCCAGCTGGCCCGTACGGATCTCGGCTCCATCCTTTGCAGTCTGGAACCGATCTGGCGGGACCAACTCGAGCGACGCCAACTCAGCCTCACGCTGGACGTACAGCCAGACCTACCCGATGTGCTCAGCGACCCGGGGCGGCTTGAACCGATGCTAGGCGGTCTGATCGACCGGGTCAGCCGGGGGTTACCCGGCGGAACCGGCTTGCGACTGGAGCTGCAGCCGGCCGGCGCCCGCCTGAAACTGCAACTTCTGGTGCAGATGGGGGACGGGCCCGCGTCGACCGGATCGGGTTTGAGCACCGAACAAGTGGGCACCGTGCTCAGCTGGGATCCAGCCACCGGCAGCCTTCAGCTCAGTCAGTCGGCCACCCGTCAACTGATGGCCAGCCTCGGCGGGAGGTACCACGCACGACGCGATCGGGATCTCACGGTGTTCTTCCCCGTGGCACCGTCTGCAACCTGA
- the psaD gene encoding photosystem I reaction center subunit II PsaD — MTASALNGQLPQFIGSTGGLLNAAETEEKYAITWTSNSAQAFELPTGGAAMMNSGENIMYFARKEQCLALGTQLRTKFKPRIEDYKIYRIFPGGDTEFLYPKDGVVSEKVNEGRTMVGHNSRRIGQNVNPSSIKFSGRNTYDS, encoded by the coding sequence ATGACAGCATCGGCGTTGAATGGTCAGCTTCCTCAGTTCATCGGCAGCACCGGTGGTCTGCTGAATGCCGCTGAAACCGAAGAGAAATACGCCATCACCTGGACCAGCAACAGCGCTCAGGCCTTTGAGCTGCCAACCGGCGGCGCCGCAATGATGAATTCCGGCGAAAACATCATGTATTTCGCCCGCAAGGAACAGTGCCTTGCCCTCGGAACGCAGCTGCGCACCAAGTTCAAGCCCCGGATCGAGGATTACAAGATCTACCGCATTTTCCCCGGCGGCGACACCGAATTCCTTTATCCCAAGGACGGTGTGGTCTCTGAGAAAGTGAACGAAGGTCGCACCATGGTGGGTCACAACTCCCGCCGCATCGGTCAGAACGTCAACCCCTCCAGCATCAAGTTCAGCGGTCGTAACACCTACGACTCCTGA
- a CDS encoding anthranilate synthase component I family protein, whose amino-acid sequence MLSPDRVAFHEAAANGANLIPLAQSWPADLETPLTAWIKVGADHAPGVLLESVEGGETLGRWSVIACDPLWTASARNDCLQRRWRDGREETFRGNPFDSLRRCLEPYRCISLPGLPPLGQLYGVWGYELIQWIEPSVPVHPRQESDPPDGIWMLMDSILIFDQVKRQITAVAFADLSQGQSEDAAWDGAMARIAALRRRMEAPLPLVDPLPWDAQAKQLPDVKSNCSQERFEAAVDTAREHIAAGDVFQLVISQRLETVVPQQPLELYRSLRMVNPSPYMAFFDFGDWQLIGSSPEVMVQADPAPEGIRASLRPIAGTRPRGTTAHEDRDLELDLLADPKERAEHVMLVDLGRNDLGRVCQPGSVAVKDLMVIERYSHVMHIVSQVEGRLAPQHDVWDLLMASFPAGTVSGAPKIRAMQLIHELEPDARGPYSGVYGSVDLAGALNTAITIRTMVVQPDPSGGCRVKVQAGAGVVADSKPTAEYQETLNKARGMLTALACLNPERP is encoded by the coding sequence ATGCTCAGTCCTGATCGCGTCGCCTTTCACGAGGCCGCAGCCAACGGTGCCAATCTGATTCCGCTGGCCCAGAGCTGGCCGGCGGATCTTGAAACCCCTCTGACGGCCTGGATCAAGGTCGGGGCCGATCATGCCCCTGGAGTGTTGTTGGAATCGGTTGAGGGTGGTGAAACCCTCGGCAGGTGGAGTGTGATCGCCTGCGATCCCCTGTGGACCGCATCAGCCCGCAACGATTGCCTGCAACGACGTTGGCGTGACGGCCGCGAGGAAACCTTCCGTGGCAATCCCTTCGACAGTCTCAGGCGTTGTCTGGAGCCTTACCGCTGCATCAGCCTGCCCGGACTGCCACCGCTAGGGCAGCTCTACGGTGTCTGGGGCTATGAGCTGATTCAGTGGATTGAACCCAGTGTTCCGGTGCATCCGCGGCAGGAGTCGGATCCACCGGACGGCATCTGGATGCTGATGGACTCGATCCTGATTTTCGATCAGGTGAAGCGACAGATCACGGCCGTGGCCTTCGCCGACCTGAGCCAGGGTCAATCGGAAGACGCTGCCTGGGACGGGGCGATGGCGCGGATTGCAGCGCTCCGGCGGCGCATGGAAGCCCCGCTCCCTCTGGTGGATCCCCTTCCCTGGGATGCGCAGGCCAAGCAGCTTCCCGATGTGAAGAGCAACTGCAGCCAGGAGCGCTTCGAGGCGGCGGTCGACACCGCCCGGGAACACATCGCCGCCGGTGACGTCTTCCAGCTGGTGATCAGCCAACGCCTGGAGACGGTTGTTCCCCAGCAGCCGCTGGAGCTCTATCGCAGCCTGCGGATGGTCAATCCATCGCCCTACATGGCCTTCTTCGACTTCGGCGACTGGCAGTTGATCGGATCGAGTCCGGAGGTGATGGTGCAGGCCGACCCTGCGCCGGAGGGCATCCGAGCCAGCCTCAGACCCATTGCCGGCACCCGTCCGCGCGGCACGACAGCCCATGAGGATCGCGACCTGGAGCTGGATCTGCTGGCCGACCCCAAGGAACGTGCCGAGCACGTGATGCTGGTGGATCTCGGCCGCAATGACCTCGGCAGGGTCTGTCAGCCCGGCAGTGTGGCGGTGAAGGATCTGATGGTGATCGAGCGGTACTCGCACGTGATGCACATCGTCAGCCAGGTGGAGGGGCGTCTGGCCCCCCAGCACGACGTGTGGGACCTGCTGATGGCATCCTTCCCTGCCGGAACCGTGAGTGGAGCCCCCAAGATCCGTGCCATGCAGCTGATCCATGAGCTGGAACCCGATGCCCGAGGCCCCTATTCCGGTGTGTATGGATCGGTGGATCTGGCGGGAGCCCTGAACACCGCCATCACGATCCGCACCATGGTGGTTCAACCGGACCCGTCCGGTGGTTGCAGGGTGAAGGTGCAGGCGGGTGCAGGCGTGGTGGCGGATTCGAAGCCCACGGCGGAATACCAGGAGACCCTCAACAAGGCCCGCGGGATGCTCACGGCCCTGGCCTGCCTCAACCCGGAGCGGCCATGA